Part of the Bacteroidales bacterium genome is shown below.
TGATAGAAAGCTTCCAAAATATATCAAGGTATGCCGATAAAGAAGACAATATAAATCTTGATGAAACAAGTGAATTTTTCATGACCCGAAATATAGGCGATACATTTTATATTATCTCCGCAAACTTAATTGACAACGATAAGATACCTACGGTAAAAGAAAAACTTGAACGAGTTAATACCCTCGAAAAGAAAGAGTTAAATATGCTTTACAGAGAAGTTCTTACCAATAAACAAATAAATGAGAAAGGAGGAGCAGGCTTAGGTTTTATTGAAATGGTAAGAAAAACTAAAGGAAAATTACCTTTTGATTTTGTTAAAGTAGATGATAAACAATCTATGTTTTTTATGCAAATTGAATTAAAAAATGCTTCTGTTGATGACGGTTTTGACCCCATTCCTTTATCAGATGCAAAATTTGTTCAGGAAATGGTTGCAGAAGAAAACATTTTAATGATGCATAAAGGAGATTTTTCTGAAGAAGCAGTAGGACCTATGCTCAGGATGGTAGAAGAAAATATGCAAAGTGTTTCTTTAAAAGTGCACAAAAAAATATTTCATTTTTTAGTTGAAATACTTCAAAACATAAGTAAACACAGCTATAAAATAAATGATAAACATGAAGGAATATTCCAAATCGGTTTTGATAACAATAAATTTCATATAGGAACCGGAAATTTTATCGCAAATAATGAGATTGAAAATTTAAGATCTCAAATTGATATGGTAAACAGTAAAACTCGTGATGAATTAAACGAATTATACAGAAAATTTCTTCGTGAAGGAAAAATGACAAAAACCGGAAGTGCCGGATTGGGATTAATTGACCTAGCTCGCGAAACAGACGATGATATTAAATATGAATTCACAGAAGTAAATGATGATTATTCTTTCTTTTCACTAACCGTTAATTTTTAATTATGTTGGAACCTATTATAAGAGAAAAAACAAAAAACAGTCCGGAAGTTATTCTGGATAAAGAAAACAGTACCTTTAAAATTGCAGGGAGATCCATAGTTGAAGACCCCGGAGAATTTTATTCGCCGATATACAACTGGTTAGAAGAATATGTAAAATCACCGATTAATTTTACCGATTTTACCTTTGATTTAGAATATTTTAACTCCTCATCTGCCAGGCAAATTATGGAAATTATTATGGTATTAGAGAAAATTAATGAAACTGACAAAAAAGTTAAGGTTAATTGGCTGTATGAGGAAGGCGATGAAATGTCAAAAGAAAGAGGAGATGAAATTAAGTTAGTATCTAAATTAGATTTTGAGATTAAAGAATACCCGGCTGAAGAATTCTGACATCTTTAGTTCTGAATATTTATAATACTCAAGGCAATATGATTAAACCAATTATTTTAGGAAAAACCGAAAATACACCTGAAGTAATATTGGATAAGGAAAATAGTGTTTTTCAAATTTCAGGCAGATCAATAGTTGAAAATGCACATGAATTCTATGCTCCTATATTATCTTGGCTAAAAGAATATTTTAAAAACCCGAATAACAGTACCGAATTAGTTTTAAACTTAGATTATTTAAATTCATCATCTTCCTTACAAATTATGAAGATGATTTTTTTATTTGAACATAATAAAAATGATAGCATTAATTTAAAAATAACTTGGAAATATGATAGTGAAGATGAAATGTCTAAAGAAAGAGGAGAAGAGTTAATGCATTCAACTTCGATTAAATTCGAACTGGAAGGTTTTGAAAATGAAGAATTTGAAGAATTCGATTTTCAATTTTGACAATAAAAATTTCGGCACACTAAATAGTTTTCTGTAAAAAACTTTTTTGAGATATAAAACTCTGTTTTCAAAAAAAGAATACAAAAAATGTTTAAACCGATAATTTTAAATAAAACAGAGCAAACACCCGAAATAATCCTAGATAAAGAAAACAATGTTTTTCATGTTAAGGGAAAGTCGATTATTTTAGATGCTTTAAATTTTTATACACCGATATTAAAGTGGTTTAAAGAATATTTTGAGAACCCGAATAAAACGACTGAATTAGTTTTTAATATTGAATATTTGAATTCCCCCTCTTCTTTGCAAATTATTAAAATAATAAATTTATTTGAACTAAACAGAAATAAAAAAAACATACTGAGCATAAAATGGTTATATAATAAAGAGGATGAAAGAGCAAAAGAAAGCGGAGAAGAGTTCAGACAATTAACAGAAATTAATTTTAAGTTAAAAAGTTACAACGCTGATTTAAATGAGGACTTTAATTTTGAAATATAACCACTAAAATAATTAAATTTTATAGTAATTAAAAAATTAAAAAATGCTTGCTCCGATAATAATAAAAAAGGACTCACTTTCTCCTAAAGTAGTATTAGATCAAGAATCAGGGGTTTTCTGTTTGTCCGGAAAATCTATTGTTGAAAATGCACATGATTTTTATACCCCGATACTGAATTGGTTTAAA
Proteins encoded:
- a CDS encoding SiaB family protein kinase, producing MTTKTIFDFYKLLEKDNISFSYRGSFSNNVLTMATQLFKENLGEEHDRLRNKLSFLMIESFQNISRYADKEDNINLDETSEFFMTRNIGDTFYIISANLIDNDKIPTVKEKLERVNTLEKKELNMLYREVLTNKQINEKGGAGLGFIEMVRKTKGKLPFDFVKVDDKQSMFFMQIELKNASVDDGFDPIPLSDAKFVQEMVAEENILMMHKGDFSEEAVGPMLRMVEENMQSVSLKVHKKIFHFLVEILQNISKHSYKINDKHEGIFQIGFDNNKFHIGTGNFIANNEIENLRSQIDMVNSKTRDELNELYRKFLREGKMTKTGSAGLGLIDLARETDDDIKYEFTEVNDDYSFFSLTVNF
- a CDS encoding DUF1987 domain-containing protein — protein: MFKPIILNKTEQTPEIILDKENNVFHVKGKSIILDALNFYTPILKWFKEYFENPNKTTELVFNIEYLNSPSSLQIIKIINLFELNRNKKNILSIKWLYNKEDERAKESGEEFRQLTEINFKLKSYNADLNEDFNFEI
- a CDS encoding DUF1987 domain-containing protein translates to MIKPIILGKTENTPEVILDKENSVFQISGRSIVENAHEFYAPILSWLKEYFKNPNNSTELVLNLDYLNSSSSLQIMKMIFLFEHNKNDSINLKITWKYDSEDEMSKERGEELMHSTSIKFELEGFENEEFEEFDFQF
- a CDS encoding DUF1987 domain-containing protein; this encodes MLEPIIREKTKNSPEVILDKENSTFKIAGRSIVEDPGEFYSPIYNWLEEYVKSPINFTDFTFDLEYFNSSSARQIMEIIMVLEKINETDKKVKVNWLYEEGDEMSKERGDEIKLVSKLDFEIKEYPAEEF